CTTCGCGGCAGCGTCCAGAGCGCTGGCGCCGCGGGGCCTGTTCGCCTTCACGCTGGAGACCCACGAGGGGGAGGGCCTGCTGCTGCGCGACACGCTGCGCTATGCCCATGGCCGGGCGCTGGTGCAGCAACAGGCGGCGGGGGCGGGCCTTGCCATCGCCCTGCTGGAAGACCGCTCCACCCGCACCGAGAAGGGCGTGCCCGTGCCGGGGCTGGTGGCCGTGCTTGTCCGCTCAGTCGATCTGTAGGGCGAAGGGCTCGCCCTCGAAGGCATCCGCCCCCCGGCCGATGGCGGCGATGGCCTTCACCATCCGGCCTTCGCGCTTCAGCGCCCGGTCCGCCAGCGCGACGATGCGGGCGTTGGGGGTTGCCGTGGGCGAGGCCTGGCGCAGGCGCAGCGCCAGCTCCATCTCGTCCACCTCCGGTAGCAAAGCACAGAGCGTGGTATAGGCGGCCGCCGTGGAGCGGGAGATGCCCGCATAGCAATGGATGACGAGCGGCGCCTCGCGCGGCCAGGCGTGCACGAAGTCCAGAAGGTCGTGCAGATGGGTGTCGCCCGGCGCCACCAGACCCTCGGCTTCCTCGACAATGTCGTTGATGCCGAGGAAGAGGTGGTGGGTCGGGTCCACATTGCTCGGCCGCGTCACGGCGGTGCCGCCATTGATGAGGGTGATGACGTGCCGGGCGCCGGTGCGCTCCACCGTCTCGTGGAGGCGCGAGAGGGAGCAGACATAGATCATCGGGCGATATCCTCGAACCGCGCCAGGAAGCGTTCCTTGGCCTCCTGTGCGCGCCATGGAGAGAGATAGGCGGCTTCGAGGCTGGCGTCGAGCCGGGGCGGACGGCCGAACACCTTCACCGCCTCCCCTTCGGAGAAGCCGGCGAGCCGGGTGGCCTCCAGAAAAGCGGCGGCGCGGTCGGCCGCCTTGGTGAGTTTCACCAGCGCCTGCGGCCATCGCACCGGCAGGCCGAAGCGCTGGCTGATGGCGGCGAGAAGCCGGGCCTCCACCGCCTTGTAGTCGCCGCCGATCATCGCCTTGAAGGGCGAGATCATGTCGCCGATCACATATTCCGGGGCATCGTGCAGCAGCACGGCGAGGCGCCAGCTCCGGTCAAGGTCATGCGTCTGCGCGCGGGCGAGCCGTTCCACCAGCAGCGAATGCTGGGCCACCGAGAAGATGTCATCGCCGCTCGTCTGGCCGTTCCAGCGGGCGACGCGGGCCAGGCCATGGGCGATGTCCTCGATCTCGATGTCGAGGGCCGAGGGGTCCAGCAGGTCCAGGCGGCGGCCCGAGAGCATCCTCTGCCAGGCGCGCGGCTTCTTGCCGGCGGTCGGGGAAGGCGGGGTGGGGGGCAGGCTCGGTTGTGCGGGCGAATCCGTCATTCCCTGAGGCTTAGCGCGGTCCGTGGGGCGGCGGAAGCCGGGGCGCTGTGCGGCGGAGAGAAGCCTGCTAGTTTCGCGGCGCTCTACGCGAAAGGCCGCCCATGTCCGATCCCGTCCGCCCTACCCTTGCCGCCAGCGCCGCCGTGTTCCGCGACGGCCGCGTCCTCCTCGCCCGCCGGGGTAAGGCGCCGGGCGCGGGCCTCTGGAGCCTGCCGGGCGGCCGGGTGGAGCCGGGCGAGCGGCTGGCGGAGGCCGCCGCCCGCGAGGTGATGGAGGAAGTGGCGGTGGAGGCGGAGATCCTCGCGGTCGCCGCCGCCCGTGACATCATCGTGCGCGATGGCGAGCGGCTTCTCGCCCATTTCGTCGTGGTCGCCCATGCCGCCCGCTGGCGCGCCGGGGAGCCGACCATCGGCGAGGAGGCCATCGAGGTCGGCTGGTTCGCCCCCGATGAGGTGGCGGCCCTGCCGGGCACGGACGGGCTCGCGGAGGTGGTCGCCGCCGCCGCCCGGCTGATGGCGGCCCCTTGACGGCGCGGGCTCGCGGGGCCACGAAAAGCCATGCGCACCTTCCGCTCTGCCGCCCTTCTCCTTGCCTCGGCCGTCTGGATCGCCGGGCTCGCGTGCGGGCCGGCGCAGGCGGCTTCTTCGGAAGGCTCGACCCCGCCCTATGAGCAGGATCTCCTGAAGATCGCGGAACTGCTGGGATCGCTGCATTATCTGCGCCCGCTCTGCGGCGCCCCCAACGAGGGCCAGAGTTGGCGTACCGAGATGCAGACGCTGATCGATGCCGAGCAGCCGTCCGACCCGCGCAAGGGCAAGCTGATCGCTGCCTTCAACGCCGGCTACAACAGCTACGCCACCGTCTACCGCACCTGCACGCCGGCCGCCGTCGAGGCCGTACAGCGCCAGATGGACCAGGGCGCCAAGCTCGCCCATGAGATCGTGGTCCGCTACGGCGGCAACTGAGGTGGTTCGGGCGTCTTGGCCTGCGCGTAAGGGCTCCGCCCCGGTTTCCAGCCTTTCGCTCATCGCGCCGCCCCCATCCCCCTGTGGGTCGGTTAACCTTTCGTTCAGAACTTCCGTGACGGGACCGTGGGGCGTGCTACTCCTTGGCTCGCCGCCTGATTCGGGGAGCGGCGCGGAGGTCGGTCTTGTCGAGCACGTCCAATTTCGCCAGCCATCCGCTGCATGTCGCCGAGCCGGCCTCGGACGAACGGCACGTGGCGCTGTCCTATCTGGAAGATGCCTGGACGGAAGCGCTGCGCGACGGTCTCGATGAGGACTGCCTGGTGCAGGCGGCCCTGTTCTCGGCCCTGCGCACCCTCGTCGCCATCTATGGCGAGGAGCCGACCGCCGATTATGTGGAAAGCCTTGCCCAGCGCGTGCGCGGCGGCGAATACACCCTCATCGGCCAGCGCCAGTAAGCCTGTCAGTCGTTCCCGGTGGCGCATATCGGGCTGCGCCGGGCGCGGACCTTGCATATATGATGGCCTGAACGGCCCGTGCTCCGGCGCGGGTGCCTTTTCGTCACCCGGCGCCCATGCGGACTTTCGCATCGGGCCTGCCGACCAGGGACATGGCCATGGCCCACGCCTTTCTGCCCGAGCGCGCCGTCCTCGCCGTCTCCGGCCCCGACGCCCGCGCCTTCCTGCACAACGTCGTCACCTGCAACATCAACAGCCTGAAGCCCGGCGGCGCCCGCTATGGCGCGCTGCTGATGCCGCAGGGCAAGATCATCTCCGACTTCCTCATCTATGCCCCGGTGGCGACGCCCGAGACGCTGCTGCTGGACCTGCCGGCGGCGCGGCTGGAGGATCTGGTGAAGCGCTTCACCATGTATCGCCTGCGCGCCAATGTCGGGTTCGAGCCACAGGCCGACAGCGCCATTGTCGCCTTCTGGGGCGATGAGGCCGCACCGGAGGGCGTCGAGGCCTTCCCCGATCCGCGCCTTGATGAACTCGGCACCCGCGCCGTCGTGCTCCGCGCCACTGCCGAGGGGCTGGGCGGCGATGCTTTCGCTTATGCCGCCCACCGCATTGCGCTCGGAATCCCGGAGGGCGGTGCCGATTTCCTTTATGGCGACGCCTTCCCCCATGAGGCGGACATGGACCAGCTCGGCGGCGTGGACTTCAAGAAGGGCTGCTACATCGGGCAGGAAGTGGTTTCGCGCACCCAGCATCGCGGCATCGCCCGCACGCGCACCGTGGCGGCCCTGCTCGCCGGGGCGCCGGAGAGCGGCACCGAGATCAAGGCCGGCGAGAAGACCGTCGGCCGCATCGGCTCCATCGCCGGCGGGCAGGGCATCGCTCTCGTGCGCCTCGACCGCGCGGCGGAGGCGAAGGCCAGCGGCCTGCCGCTGTTGGCGGGCGATGTGGAAGTGACCCTGAAGGCGCCCGACTGGGCGAGCTTCGACATGGAGGGCGTGTGAGCGCTGATCGTATTCTGACGCCGCATAGCGACGGCAAGTGCCGCTGCCCCTGGTGCGGCACCGATCCGCTCTATGTGGCCTATCACGACACCGAATGGGGCGTGCCCGAGCGCGACTCGCGCGCGCTGTTCGAGAAGCTGCTGCTGGACGGTTTCCAGGCCGGGCTTGCCTGGATCACCATCCTGCGCAAGCGCGACAATTTCCGCCGCGCCTTCGACGGCTTTGAGCCGGAGGTGATCGCCGCCTATGGGCCGGAGAAGGTCGCGGCGCTGATGGCGGACGCCGGCATCGTGCGCAACCGGGCCAAGATCGAAGGCGCGGTGCTCTCCGCCCGCGCCTATCTGGATCTTCGGGAGAAGGGCATCGCCTTCTCCGATTTCATGTGGGAGGCGGTGGACGGCACCGTGCAGGTGAACCGCCCCCGTACCCTCAAGGACATTCCCGCCGAGACGCCTGCCTCCCGCGCGCTCTCCAAGAAATTGAAGGCGGCGGGCTTCAAATTCTGCGGCCCCACCATCGTCTACGCCGCCATGCAGGCCTGCGGCCTCGTGGACGACCATCTGGCGGAGTGCTGGCGGGCTTAGCCCGTTGGCGTGAGCTCGGGTATTGCCCGCTGCGGCCGGAACTGCCGCAAAGCCGCGAGGGCGGCGAGCGTCACCAGAGCGCAGGCGGTGGCGAGAAGCAGGACGGAGTGCGCACCCGTCTCCAGCAGCATGCCCATGAAGAGCGGGGGAGAGATGGCGCAGCCGATGTTGAGCGGCAGTGCGATGGTGGAGAGTGCCCGCGCATAGGCCGCCTGATCGTAGAAGACGAGCGGGATGGTGGAGCGGGCGACCGCGAAGGCCCCGGTGCCGAGGCCATAGACCAGCACGAACAGGCCGATCACCAGCAGCGAGCCATCCGCCATGAGCGCGATGAGCGGCGCGGCGAGGATGAAGCTGCCGGCCCAGAGGCCCGTGGTGAGCCCGTCCCAGCGCCCGCCGCCCAGGAAATCGATCACCCGCGCGCTCACCTGAAGCACGCCCAGCAGCGAACCCACCGCCACTGCCCGCTCCGGCGGCACGCCTTCCACCTTCAGGAGTTCGATGAAGATGGCGTTGAAGCCGAAGGCGACGAAGCCATTGAGGGCGATGGCCGTCATCATCAGGCTGAAGGTGCGCTTGCGCCCTAGGCGCGGCGCGGGCTTCGCGGGCACCGCCTCCGTGGGGGCGGCGGCCGCTGCCGCAGGCGTGCGGGCCGGCAAGGCGAAGGCAAGCAGCGGCAGGCACACGGCGAGGTGCAGGCCGGCATAGATCCAGCAGGTGACGCGCCAGCCCCAGAGGTCCGCCAGCACGGCGGTGGTGGGCCAGAAGAGGCTGCTGGAGAGGCCTGTCGCCAGCATCAGCGCGCCCATGGCCCGCTGCGCTCGCGCCCCCGCCGTCTCATGGATCAGGATGGCGGCGGCGGTGGAGAGCATGGCGCTGCCGCTGATGCCGAGCAGCGTCCAGCCGGCGAAATAGGGGAGCGGCCCGTTGGACAGGGCGATGAGGGCGAAGCCCGGTCCCGCCACCAGCGTGCCGGCCATCATCATGCGCCGTGCGCCATGGCGCACGAAACCCTTGCCCAGCACCGGACTGCAGACGCCCATGACGCAATAGAAGACGGTGCTGCCGGCAAAGACGGTCGGCACGTCCATGCCCAGATCCGCCGCCATGCGGATGCCGACGATAGCCAGAAGGCTGGCCGTCCCCCAGGCGATGAGCTGGATGACGGCGGTGACGCAGAGCACACGGAGAAGGACGGCGTCCATGGCGAGGAGGGGCGACTCGGAAGGATGGCTGACGATAGGCCTGTCCGGGTTCGCACGCGATCCCTAATCCGCCGCCTCGTACATCCGCTGTGCGGCGAGCAGGGCCTCATCGAGCGGGGCCCCCAGCGCATAGATGCCGAGGCCGTCCGGCACCGGCACGCCAGCGGGCACATGCGGGCTCGTCTCCGGTGCGCCGAGCACCGTGCGCACGGGAATGACGCCGGCCCAGATGGGCAGGCCGAGATCGTCCTCATCATCGCCCACGCCCTTCGCCCGCACCTTGGCAGAGGCGTCCTCGATGGGCATGGCAATGACCATGGTCGCCTTCACCTCCTGCGTGGTCGAGGCGCGCAGCGTGGCGTCGCGGCCCGGATAGAAGCGGTCCACCAGCGCGGAGAGGGCACGCGCCTTCTCCTCCGGTTCTTCCACGATGCGCGCAGTGCCGAAGCACATGGCCGAGCGATAGTTGGCCGAATGGTTGAAGCCGCAGCGGGCGAGCACGAGGCCGTCCAGATGGGCGACGGTGAGGCAGGCCGGCGTGCCGCCCTTCAGGTGCCGCAGCATGCGGCTGGCGGAGGAGCCGTGCCAATAGAGCGTATCGCCCTCGCGCCAGTGGATGGTGGGCGTCGCGAAAGGCTGGCCGTCGATGGCATAGGCCACATGGCAGAGAAAGGCGGCGTCGAGGATCGGATAGACGACCGCGCGGTCATAGGAGCCGCGCTCGTGCAGGCGCTTCACCCGGTTGCGGTCGGTGACGGGGAAGGTGGTCTCGGATAAGCGTGTCTCGGTCGTCTCGTGGCTCATGACTTGCCTTTCTGCGCGGGCAGGCTCAGAGCTAGGCTCTGGATTGGACCTGAGATAGATCCAATATGCGCCGTTCCGACGAGACCAATCTTTCCGAGGCCGCTGCCCCGGAGGTCCATGCCGCCGACTGGTCGGCCTTGATCCCGGTTCTGCCCAAGGCTGGCCCCCGGCCGGTGGCGCTCTATGCGGAACTGCGGCGGCTGATCGAAGGCGGCGTCCTGCGCCCCGGCACCAAGCTGCCGCCGACGCGGGAGCTGGCGGCGCGGCTCGGCCTCTCGCGCGGGGCGGCTGTGGCGGCGTTCGAGCTGCTGCTGGCGGAGGGCTTTGCCGAGGCGCGGGTGGGGGCGGGCACCTTCGTCGCCGCCGCCGTGCCGCAGATCGCACCCGCCGCGCCGCCGCCGGACCCGCGCCCCGCGGTGGCGCCGCCGCTGCCCGGCGCGCTCGGCCTCGCGGCGCCCGACGCGCGCACCTTCCAGATCCTGCGCGGGCTCATCACCCGCCATATGGCGGTGCCGGCGCGCCATCACTTCGGCTATGGCGATCCCCGCGGCAGCCGGGCGCTCAGGGAGGAGGTGGCGGCCTATCTGCGCACGGCGCGCGGCGTGCGCTGCCATGGCGATCAAGTGGTGCTGACCTCCGGCTCGCAGCAGGCGCTCGATCTCATCATCCGCGCGGCGCTCACGCCCGGCGATCCGGTGTGGATCGAGGACCCCTGCTATCCCATGGCCCGCGCCGCCTTCGAGGGCGCCGGCATGCGCCTCATCGGCGTGCCGGTGGATGGGGAGGGGCTCGATCCGGCGGCGGGGGAGGCGCGGGCGCCCCATGCGCGGGCGGTCTATGTGACACCCTCCCACCAGTTTCCGCTCGGCGTTACCCTCACCATGGCCCGCCGCCTCGCCCTCATCGACTGGGCAAGGCGCGCCGGGGCCTGGATCATCGAGGACGATTACGACAGCGAATATCGCTATGCCGGCCCCCCGCTCACCGCTCTTCAGGGCATCGATGGGGCGGGGCGGGTGATCTATGTGGGCACCTTCTCCAAGGCGCTCTTTCCGGGCCTGCGGGTGGGCTATGCCGTGGTGCCGGAGGCGCTGCTGGACGCGGTGATTGCCGTGCGCAACCGCTCGGACCGCTTCCCGCCCTCGCTGCTGGAGGACGCGCTGGCGGACTTCCTGCGCGAAGGGCATTTCTCCGCCCACCTGCGTCGCGCCCGCCGCCGCGCGCGCGACGCCCGCGATGCGCTGGTGGCCGTGCTGAATGAAGGCGGGCTCTCGGTCGCCGCGCCCGATCAGGGCCTGCACCTCGTGGCCCGACGGCCCGACTGGACCGAGGACGCGACCCTGCTCGCGGCGGCGCGGGCGGAGGGGTTCGGCCCCCGCGCGCTCTCGCCGCTCCATGTGGATCGGCCGCCTGAGGCCGGCCTCGTCATCGGGTTTTCCGGCTTCCCGCCGGAGGAGCTGGCAAGCGCCGCCCGCCGCTGGCTGGCGCGGATCGGCGGGTGAGGGTCAGGCGGTTTCGTCGAGGCGCTTGGAGAAGACGACGCGCGGTTCGTCGAGATAGCCGAGCGCCTCATAGAAGCCGCGCACCTTCTCATTGTCCGGGCGTACCAGCAGCATCACCTTGGGCACGCCGCGCGCTTTCAGCCAGTCCTCGGCGGCCGCCACCAGCTTCCGGCCGAGGCCGGTGCCTTCATAGTCGGGATCAACGCCGAGATAGTACATCCAGCCCCGATGGCCGTCGTGCCCGACCATGACGGAGGCGGCAAGACGCGCGCCGTCGCGCAGGACGAGGATGGTGGAATGCGGCCCGCGCTTGGCGAGGGCGATGTCCGCGTGCGGGTCGTTCCAGGGGCGGGTGAGGTTGCAGCGCTGCCAGAGCGCCACAAGGGCCTCCGTCTCCTCCGGCGCGGCATGGCCGATGGCAAGGGCGGGGGGCGCGTCGCTCATGAAGAAGACCTCGGACGGGAGTTGTCAGTCGTGCGGGCGAGGGGCGGCAGCGCGGCCGAGGCGGTCGGCGATGGCCTCGCCCAGCCCCTCGCGGGGCAGTGGCACCACGGCGATGCCCGCCGCGCCGCGCGCGTCGATGGCGCGCAGAGCCCCATAGAGGCGGCTCGCCGCCTCCGCGAGATCGCCGGCGGGGGAGAGGTCATAGACGAAGGCGGCGCTCTCACTGCCCGTCGGCCGGTGGCCGGCGAAGGTGAGCAGAGCCTCGCCGGGCCGCACCTCCGCCACATCCAGCCGCACGGTGGCGTTGGGCGCGTAATGGGAGGCGAGCCGGCCGGGGGCCGAAGGCTTGGCCTCATCACCGCCCGCCGCATCGGGCAGGGGGCGCCCGAGCACGGCCTCGATGTCGGCGCGCGCGAGTCCGCCGGGCCGCAGCAGGCGCGGTTCATCGCCGGAGCAGTCGACAATGGTGGATTCGACGCCGACCATTGTCGGCCCCGCATCCAGAACCGCGTCGATGCGGCCGTCGAGATCGGCCATCACATGGGCGGCCGTCGTGGGCGAGACATGGCCGGAGCGATTTGCGCTCGGCCCCACCACGGGTCGTCCGGCCGCCGCGAGGAAGGCGAGGGCGGCCGGGTGGTTGGGCACCCGGAGTGCCGTCGTGGAGAGGCCGGCGCGGGCAAGGTCGCAGATGGCATCCGTGTCGCGGCAGGGCACCACGAGGGTGAGCGGCCCCGGCCAGAAGGCGCGGGCGAGCTTCACCGCATCCGCGTTCAGCACGCCCAGCTGCTCGGCGGCGGCAAGATCCGGCACATGGGAAATGAGCGGGTTGAAGGCCGGGCGCCCCTTGGCGGCATAGACTTCCGCGACCGCCCGCGGGTTGCCCGCGTCGGCGCCGAGCCCATAGACCGTCTCAGTGGGGAAGGCGACCACCTTGCCTTCGCCGATGAGCCGCCCCGCGACCACTGCCGCAGCCTTGGCGCGGGCGGGCGAGGTCGCCGGCAGCACCTGCGTGCTGCGGGAAGCGGAGGGCGGGGCGGGGGAAGCGCTCATCTGTCCGGTGCCTGAAGACCGGCCGTGCCGGGCCACGGCGGGCCGTTGCCGTGCGCGCTCGGGCTTAAAGGCGCTCCGGCGTGTCAGGTCAAGGC
The Azorhizobium caulinodans ORS 571 genome window above contains:
- a CDS encoding tyrosine phosphatase family protein, whose amino-acid sequence is MIYVCSLSRLHETVERTGARHVITLINGGTAVTRPSNVDPTHHLFLGINDIVEEAEGLVAPGDTHLHDLLDFVHAWPREAPLVIHCYAGISRSTAAAYTTLCALLPEVDEMELALRLRQASPTATPNARIVALADRALKREGRMVKAIAAIGRGADAFEGEPFALQID
- a CDS encoding HD family hydrolase, with the protein product MTDSPAQPSLPPTPPSPTAGKKPRAWQRMLSGRRLDLLDPSALDIEIEDIAHGLARVARWNGQTSGDDIFSVAQHSLLVERLARAQTHDLDRSWRLAVLLHDAPEYVIGDMISPFKAMIGGDYKAVEARLLAAISQRFGLPVRWPQALVKLTKAADRAAAFLEATRLAGFSEGEAVKVFGRPPRLDASLEAAYLSPWRAQEAKERFLARFEDIAR
- a CDS encoding NUDIX hydrolase yields the protein MSDPVRPTLAASAAVFRDGRVLLARRGKAPGAGLWSLPGGRVEPGERLAEAAAREVMEEVAVEAEILAVAAARDIIVRDGERLLAHFVVVAHAARWRAGEPTIGEEAIEVGWFAPDEVAALPGTDGLAEVVAAAARLMAAP
- a CDS encoding TIGR02301 family protein, yielding MRTFRSAALLLASAVWIAGLACGPAQAASSEGSTPPYEQDLLKIAELLGSLHYLRPLCGAPNEGQSWRTEMQTLIDAEQPSDPRKGKLIAAFNAGYNSYATVYRTCTPAAVEAVQRQMDQGAKLAHEIVVRYGGN
- a CDS encoding YgfZ/GcvT domain-containing protein is translated as MAHAFLPERAVLAVSGPDARAFLHNVVTCNINSLKPGGARYGALLMPQGKIISDFLIYAPVATPETLLLDLPAARLEDLVKRFTMYRLRANVGFEPQADSAIVAFWGDEAAPEGVEAFPDPRLDELGTRAVVLRATAEGLGGDAFAYAAHRIALGIPEGGADFLYGDAFPHEADMDQLGGVDFKKGCYIGQEVVSRTQHRGIARTRTVAALLAGAPESGTEIKAGEKTVGRIGSIAGGQGIALVRLDRAAEAKASGLPLLAGDVEVTLKAPDWASFDMEGV
- a CDS encoding DNA-3-methyladenine glycosylase I; its protein translation is MSADRILTPHSDGKCRCPWCGTDPLYVAYHDTEWGVPERDSRALFEKLLLDGFQAGLAWITILRKRDNFRRAFDGFEPEVIAAYGPEKVAALMADAGIVRNRAKIEGAVLSARAYLDLREKGIAFSDFMWEAVDGTVQVNRPRTLKDIPAETPASRALSKKLKAAGFKFCGPTIVYAAMQACGLVDDHLAECWRA
- a CDS encoding MFS transporter; translated protein: MDAVLLRVLCVTAVIQLIAWGTASLLAIVGIRMAADLGMDVPTVFAGSTVFYCVMGVCSPVLGKGFVRHGARRMMMAGTLVAGPGFALIALSNGPLPYFAGWTLLGISGSAMLSTAAAILIHETAGARAQRAMGALMLATGLSSSLFWPTTAVLADLWGWRVTCWIYAGLHLAVCLPLLAFALPARTPAAAAAAPTEAVPAKPAPRLGRKRTFSLMMTAIALNGFVAFGFNAIFIELLKVEGVPPERAVAVGSLLGVLQVSARVIDFLGGGRWDGLTTGLWAGSFILAAPLIALMADGSLLVIGLFVLVYGLGTGAFAVARSTIPLVFYDQAAYARALSTIALPLNIGCAISPPLFMGMLLETGAHSVLLLATACALVTLAALAALRQFRPQRAIPELTPTG
- a CDS encoding pyridoxamine 5'-phosphate oxidase family protein; this translates as MSHETTETRLSETTFPVTDRNRVKRLHERGSYDRAVVYPILDAAFLCHVAYAIDGQPFATPTIHWREGDTLYWHGSSASRMLRHLKGGTPACLTVAHLDGLVLARCGFNHSANYRSAMCFGTARIVEEPEEKARALSALVDRFYPGRDATLRASTTQEVKATMVIAMPIEDASAKVRAKGVGDDEDDLGLPIWAGVIPVRTVLGAPETSPHVPAGVPVPDGLGIYALGAPLDEALLAAQRMYEAAD
- a CDS encoding PLP-dependent aminotransferase family protein, whose translation is MRRSDETNLSEAAAPEVHAADWSALIPVLPKAGPRPVALYAELRRLIEGGVLRPGTKLPPTRELAARLGLSRGAAVAAFELLLAEGFAEARVGAGTFVAAAVPQIAPAAPPPDPRPAVAPPLPGALGLAAPDARTFQILRGLITRHMAVPARHHFGYGDPRGSRALREEVAAYLRTARGVRCHGDQVVLTSGSQQALDLIIRAALTPGDPVWIEDPCYPMARAAFEGAGMRLIGVPVDGEGLDPAAGEARAPHARAVYVTPSHQFPLGVTLTMARRLALIDWARRAGAWIIEDDYDSEYRYAGPPLTALQGIDGAGRVIYVGTFSKALFPGLRVGYAVVPEALLDAVIAVRNRSDRFPPSLLEDALADFLREGHFSAHLRRARRRARDARDALVAVLNEGGLSVAAPDQGLHLVARRPDWTEDATLLAAARAEGFGPRALSPLHVDRPPEAGLVIGFSGFPPEELASAARRWLARIGG
- a CDS encoding GNAT family acetyltransferase, whose product is MSDAPPALAIGHAAPEETEALVALWQRCNLTRPWNDPHADIALAKRGPHSTILVLRDGARLAASVMVGHDGHRGWMYYLGVDPDYEGTGLGRKLVAAAEDWLKARGVPKVMLLVRPDNEKVRGFYEALGYLDEPRVVFSKRLDETA
- a CDS encoding L-threonylcarbamoyladenylate synthase; its protein translation is MSASPAPPSASRSTQVLPATSPARAKAAAVVAGRLIGEGKVVAFPTETVYGLGADAGNPRAVAEVYAAKGRPAFNPLISHVPDLAAAEQLGVLNADAVKLARAFWPGPLTLVVPCRDTDAICDLARAGLSTTALRVPNHPAALAFLAAAGRPVVGPSANRSGHVSPTTAAHVMADLDGRIDAVLDAGPTMVGVESTIVDCSGDEPRLLRPGGLARADIEAVLGRPLPDAAGGDEAKPSAPGRLASHYAPNATVRLDVAEVRPGEALLTFAGHRPTGSESAAFVYDLSPAGDLAEAASRLYGALRAIDARGAAGIAVVPLPREGLGEAIADRLGRAAAPRPHD